From a region of the Listeria monocytogenes ATCC 19117 genome:
- a CDS encoding MFS transporter, which yields MAGSSTSKKGTIAVSLTNYLDSGCIVAGASGLTLWATQFGLSSFAVGLLGAVSANAFGSAIGALIGGHLADKYGRKFIYTYNMLVYMLGVTIIMFAMNFPMLLIGFLVTGLSVGAGVPASWTYISEMADPSIRARNIGISQFAWSCGPAIIFTLGIIVSPLGLLGNRLLFLSLLIVAFVAWQLQRKLEESKDWEAEQVKMKESGNRLEHPFKTAFSSMVNVKSVLFLVGVYLFWNLVAGAMGFFMPFVYETVGGLSNTQANLLQAVLWILTAASTYFGFAKFGDRVSHRGLFFVGALMAVASWVVLTFVGMSWVGLWTFVILWGISAGIGAQAFYALWSTELFPTKYRGGVQGVMFFLVRGSTGVWSIVFPVILANLGFTVAGTIMIGLLTVSLLIGVIWAPKTRGRSLDDITKERYGNTID from the coding sequence ATGGCTGGATCGAGTACAAGTAAAAAAGGAACGATAGCGGTATCTTTGACGAACTATTTAGATTCTGGATGTATTGTAGCGGGAGCAAGTGGACTAACTTTGTGGGCAACACAATTCGGACTTAGCAGTTTTGCGGTGGGATTACTTGGGGCTGTGAGCGCGAATGCGTTTGGTTCTGCAATTGGCGCACTTATTGGTGGTCATTTAGCAGATAAATATGGACGGAAATTTATTTATACGTATAACATGTTGGTGTATATGCTTGGGGTTACAATCATTATGTTTGCAATGAATTTCCCAATGCTATTAATTGGATTTTTAGTTACAGGTCTTTCTGTTGGGGCTGGGGTTCCGGCTTCATGGACATATATTTCTGAAATGGCGGATCCTAGTATAAGAGCTAGAAATATTGGTATATCTCAATTTGCTTGGTCATGTGGGCCAGCAATTATCTTTACTTTAGGAATTATTGTATCTCCACTTGGACTTTTAGGTAACCGCTTACTTTTCTTATCTTTATTGATTGTAGCGTTTGTTGCTTGGCAGTTACAACGTAAATTAGAGGAGTCGAAGGACTGGGAAGCGGAGCAAGTGAAAATGAAAGAAAGTGGTAATCGTTTGGAACACCCTTTTAAAACAGCATTTTCTAGTATGGTAAATGTAAAATCAGTACTTTTCTTAGTGGGTGTGTACTTATTTTGGAATTTAGTAGCGGGTGCAATGGGATTCTTTATGCCGTTTGTATATGAAACGGTGGGTGGTCTTTCTAATACACAAGCGAATTTATTGCAAGCTGTATTATGGATACTCACAGCAGCTTCTACATACTTTGGCTTTGCTAAATTTGGTGATCGAGTAAGTCATCGTGGATTGTTTTTTGTAGGGGCTTTAATGGCAGTTGCTTCTTGGGTTGTACTTACTTTTGTTGGAATGTCTTGGGTTGGCTTATGGACATTTGTTATTTTATGGGGTATTTCAGCAGGGATTGGTGCACAAGCTTTTTACGCACTTTGGTCAACAGAACTTTTTCCAACAAAATATCGTGGTGGGGTTCAAGGCGTGATGTTTTTCTTAGTTCGTGGTAGTACAGGTGTCTGGTCGATTGTGTTCCCAGTAATCTTGGCAAATCTTGGCTTTACTGTGGCGGGGACAATTATGATTGGTTTACTTACAGTGTCGCTTTTAATCGGTGTAATTTGGGCGCCGAAAACACGTGGCAGATCACTTGATGATATTACGAAGGAACGTTACGGAAATACAATTGATTAA